Within Diabrotica virgifera virgifera chromosome 7, PGI_DIABVI_V3a, the genomic segment aaaacaaatactTACGGATGAGTTTGTGAGCCCTGTCTCTGAGACGGGAAATGAGACCACCACCTTCTCTAAGTACAAGTTCAGGCTGCTTTTCATAAACTACTTGTCCACCAGGCTGGTACATGATTCTGGAGTCTCCGGGTTGATTTTCGTAAACTACTTGTGTATTAGGTTGGTACATCATTCTGTCTCCGGAGTTAGGATACATGACTTCTTGTCCGTTAGAGGGATAGTAGATGGAAGGATTGTATTGTCCGTTGACTGACTGGAGATAACTGGGGTCGACGAGGATGTATTGGCCGGTACGTTCGTCCCACATATAATTGTTGTTGTCTGGTTGTGTGTACTGGATTTCGTTGTCGTCGTTTTTGCCTTCAACGTAGATCTGTCCGTCGTCCAAATATTGGCGGACCATCACTAATTTGGATCCGACGTATTCGCGCTTAAGGGTGTACTGACGTCCGTAGTTGTCtctgtaaacaaataaaaacttttatagaagaaaaaatataaatatctactattagcccaataaatgaccgttttggagtgtaatttccaggggcaactccgaattgcatgaaaatttggatttaggttctacttaccctccacttcaaagttgaatttgtgccgttggttgcttttacttggagggtgacatttaccccttctcggggtgtgaaaaacgcgtgtttaaaataaggccggaaatggataaattgacttattttaagcaccttttgttctataaagttttttacgtaagtcaatacttttcgagttattcgcgatttaaaatgttgatttttcgacaaaaaaactacgttttcagaccgttttcccgaaataactcaaaaggtaaatattttatcgaaaaaaatatttttagcaaaagtgtagcctataaaaaaaacgaaaaaattggtgtaccagtaaagtctacaaattgagcagaagcaaagttgtagctcatgaaaaatacgctcttattcgtctaattctaAATCGagtaattcaacgcgaaatcaccgaagaaagaagcgtttttcgggaaaaccttattaacatttttaaagtatcgaaaaaaagcttattatttgtttttttttttttacaaaagtttacagcatcaaaaataaaccagttacactgaaaaaaaggcccctttttttttggtaaaaaaatcgtgaaaacctccctctatttagcaccctaaatgaaattaatcgtttggcttaaccatctattttaactgtatgtgtattgtttatatgatttgtaagtttgattggtttgaagtgcttatttttgaaaacatttggttttatagtaaaaaaaattttctaaaaatttttgaaaaatttcattttttcaaaataacttaaaaagtattagtgataagaaaaatcttaaagagtaaaaaaatgtaggttttgctattataaatatgctggtttcattttgtttctccgtaagacaaaaattggttaagatatggctgttcaaaatttgcatacactcgtgattagtgacccattcaagctttctcaattaataccctttcaaaaataaacactttaaaccggtgacactgacagattatataaaaaatagataagtaagtaaattgtttgtaaagcggtagcgattaatttcatttggggagctaaacacggcgagattttcatgattttttacaaaaaaaagagggccaactttattttgagagtaactcgcttatttttaatgctaaaacttttgttagcaattaaaacaaagctttttataaacactttaaaaaagtttaaatggatttttcccaaaaagtgcttaatttttcggtgatttcaccttgaaatattccatttggaattagacgaataagaacgtatttttcatgagctacaactttgtttttgtttgattgatagacttttctgatacaccatttttttgggttttttataggctatacttttgctaagagtatttttttcgataaaatatttactttttgagttatttgcaaaaaaccgtctgaaaacgtagtttttttgtcgaaaaatcaacattttcaatggcaaataactcgaaaagtattgacttacgtaaaaactctatagaacaaaagttgcttaaaattagtcaatttatccatttccggtcttatcttgaacgtatgttttttcacccccgaggcggggtgactgtcaccccccaagtaaaagcaaccaacggcacaatttcaactttgaagtggagggtaagtagaacctaactccaaattttcatgcaattcggagttgcccctgaaaattacacggtatcgccgcatttcccgttcatttactgggctatatgtAATTCAGATACAAGATCTTACAGAGGAGCAAATGCAGATAGTGATCATTTCGTGGTAGTCGCAAAACTTAAGCAAACATTTAAAAGACAAAATAAAGGCAACTTAACCCTAGAAACAGGTTATATGAAAAAATACtgaaagaaaaactggaaaaatCTATCTTAAGTAAAATCGGAGAAGATCAGGCGGGGTTCACGACAGGAAGATCTTGCTAAGACCACATATATCCACTCCAaaaattaattgagaaaaaaatggcaaaaaatagACCAGTACACATGGAACTCATGGATTTAAAGAAGGCAGATGACACGATTCCCAGAAAACAACAACTGTAGAACACGACGAAGGAAATCGGAATAACTCAGAGGTTTAAAGAAGCCGTAAAAACCTTTGCAACAACAACAGGGTAAGAGTTAAAACCGGCAATGAATACTCCAAGAAATTTAAGTCCAAAAAAGACTTATTACAGGGATGCTCTATATCTCCGACACAGTTCAAGATATTCCTAGAACAAATACTAaaaccatggaaaagaaaacGTGAAGGGATGGGGATACCTATTCGGGACAACTTCTTGTGCGCATTAAGTTATGTAGATGACCAAGTTGTGACGGCTCAAGATGAAGAAGATCTGTCCTAAATGCTCCAAAAATCAGAAGGGGAATACACAAAAAATGGACTGGGAATAAACGTAGAAAAGACCGAATACTTAACAACAGAACAAGAACCAGTGAGAAACTTGGAAATGGTTGATGATGGGGAAATTAACGGCACTGAAAAATTCAAATACTTAGGATTCATACTCTCAAAGAACGGAACCATCGAGCAAGAGATAACCAGCAGATTAgcacagaaaaaaacatgttaaCAACTtaaccatctattttaactgtatgtgtattgtttatatgatttgtaagtttgattggtttgaagtgcttatttttgaaaacatttggttttatagtaaaaaaaattttctaaaaatttttgaaaaatttcattttttcaaaataacttaaaaagtattagtgataagaaaaatcttaaagagtaaaaaaatgtaggttttgctattataaatatgctagtttcattttgtttctccgtaagacaaaaattggttaagatatggctgttcaaaatttgcatacactcgtgattagtgacccattcaagctttctcaattaataccctttcaaaaataaacactttaaaccggtgacactgacagattatataaaaaatagataagtaagtaaattgtttgtaaagcggtagcgattaatttcatttggggagctaaacacggcgagattttcatgattttttacaaaaaaaaaagagggccaactttattttgagagtaactcgcttatttttaatgctaaaacttttgttagcaattaaaacaaagctttttataaacactttaaaaaagtttaaatggatttttcccaaaaagtgcttaatttaaCGGCACTGAAAAATTCAAATACTTAGGATTCATACTCTCAAAGAACGGAACCATCGAGCAAGAGATAACCAGCAGATTAGCACAGAAAAAACATGTGTTAAACAAATGAACTAGATGCTGTGGGATAGACAGATTaccagaaatataaaaaaaaagaatataatataacatcTTGGTACGTAGTGTTATGATCTATGGAGGAGAGAATTGGGTAATAAACAAACGAAACAGGTCCAAAATTACAGCAACTGAAATGGAGTTCATGAGAAGACGCTGCAGAGTGACAAGAATAGATCGCATTAGGAATGAGGAGATAAAATCAAGAGTGGCAGTAGAACAAGACATACTCAGCTACATCGAAAAAGAAACGTTTAATTTAGTATGGACATGTAAGAAGCGCAGATCCTACAAGATGGATATCAAAGATTTTGGATTGGAGCTCAATAGGAAAGAGACGAATATGTAGACCCCGAAGATCATGAAGGGATGAAGTATACGAGGCCATGGAAAGGCGAGACCATAGAGACTGAGAATGGCAGAACAGAAATGACTGGAAACGTTGGCTGAAAGAAGGAAGGCTTCGACAGCTGTAAAAATCTTTATATAGATAGATATACTTAATAGACTCATCTCTTACCTGTATACTTCGTGGTTGCGCTGATCAATTTCACGTCCGTTAAGAATATCAGCCTGGACATTGGCTTTTTGTCCAAGAACATCGCCGTTAACTTGACCGTAAGCGCCGATTCCTTGTTTGCCAATACCTGCAGAAAGGTCAGCACCTATTTCGTTGTTGAGGACTTTGGCACGAGCATTGGCGTCCAAACTGGCGATGTTGTCAATAGCAAAGAAATCTGTGACTTTATCGAGGAGGCCGTTTTGTCCGGTGATGAGTGCTGCGTGGCAACAGCCGAACAGGAGTACAAAAGACGtctagaaataaataaataaaaaaaaaacagttaaatCAGAGtataatggaaaaaatttaaGTATAATGCCAGAAAAATTTCAATAAAGTAGTACCAAGCGTAAGGTTTTGTGCTGTTAGAAGTTGGTGGAAGGAGAGATAGAATAAAACTGAGGATTAGATGGAGGGACTGTGTAGCAGACGACTTGAGAGAGTGGTACCAAGTAGTATCAAGTAGTACCAACTAGTAACAAGTAGAACCAATATTATTGCAAAGTAGTGCCAAAAGTAAGGTAGATAGAGAGATGTATGAAAACCGAAGATTAGATGGAGGGAATGTGTAGCAGACGACTTGAGAGAGTGGTACCAAGTAGTAGCAAGTACTACCAAGTAGAAAAAAGTAGTACCCATATTATTGCAAAGTAGTACCAAGAGTAAGGTTTTGTCAGGCAAGACATGAGAAGTAAAGAATGAGGGATTATGTGGTAGAGGACTTCAGAGAACAAGGTTTAAATGAAGAAAACGGGATGGACAGAAATGGGTGGAGAAGAAGAGTAATGTACAGTAGCTCATGAAAAGGGAAAAATTGAggaagaagaacaaaaagaagaggAGAACATCCCTTAAAAAACACGCTTGACAGCAAAGATATTAGTATCGTGTGAAAGTAGTTCTTAACTTTGAATACAGAAAAAGCTCCAAGTTGATAGTTGGGCGCCGGATTTCAACTTCATCTTCTAAGAAATATCTTTATCTACAAAATTATCTAGCTACGAAAACCTTGagacagaagtggaagatcaagcgaATACATAGAGTAAACTGAGCCTCAGGTCGTCTGAATAAACTAATATGGAGAAATGAAAatattcggaaaagaaatgaaaggtagaatttacaaaataaTCACCATACCAATAATGATATGATGGAAGGCAGAAAGAGGACGTGCCACAAAGAGAACAAAAACATTGCCAGAAACAGCAGAGCAGTAGAGATGAAAACTTTTAGAAAAAGCGATGGTAAAGCGCTAGGGGACAGAGCTAGAAGCACAACTATACGACGGAGATGCGAACATCAAGGACagcaggcgcggatct encodes:
- the LOC126888827 gene encoding uncharacterized protein LOC126888827 isoform X2; this translates as MNCKLLTSFVLLFGCCHAALITGQNGLLDKVTDFFAIDNIASLDANARAKVLNNEIGADLSAGIGKQGIGAYGQVNGDVLGQKANVQADILNGREIDQRNHEVYRDNYGRQYTLKREYVGSKLVMVRQYLDDGQIYVEGKNDDNEIQYTQPDNNNYMWDERTGQYILVDPSYLQSVNGQYNPSIYYPSNGQEVMYPNSGDRMMYQPNTQVVYENQPGDSRIMYQPGGQVVYEKQPELVLREGGGLISRLRDRAHKLIRG